TGTACCTTAAAGCCGCCCAATTGCGAAGCCGTTTGCGGCGTCAGACCAATATGCCCCATAACCGGTACGCCGCCGGACGTCAAAGCCGCTACCAAGTCGAGCACTCCTTCGCCGCCTTCCAGTTTGATGGCATCAGCGCCGCCTTCCTGCAGCAGCCGATTCGCATTACGCATGGTTTCACTCAAGCTGACATTGTAGGAACCAAAAGGCATATCCGCTACAATAAAGGTATTCGCCGCTCCCCGAACCACCGGTTTCGTATGATGCACCATATCCTCCATCGTCACCGGCACGGTGCTTTCATAGCCCAGCATGACCATACCTAACGAATCCCCAACCAAAATCATTTCGATAGGGGAGCGTTCCACAAGGGATGCAAAGGAAAAATCATACGCCGTCGCCATGCGAATTTTGCGTCCCTGCTCCTTCCACGCTTTAAACTGAGGAATTGACGGTTTTCTTTTCTCCATAAAAAAACTTCCTTTCTACAAATAATAAGACAAAATGAACTCATACGGTAGAGTTATTCCCTACAAATTTGGAAACACCTGCTACCAATGTCCTTCTCGGCAGAAAAG
This genomic window from uncultured Anaeromusa sp. contains:
- the panB gene encoding 3-methyl-2-oxobutanoate hydroxymethyltransferase produces the protein MEKRKPSIPQFKAWKEQGRKIRMATAYDFSFASLVERSPIEMILVGDSLGMVMLGYESTVPVTMEDMVHHTKPVVRGAANTFIVADMPFGSYNVSLSETMRNANRLLQEGGADAIKLEGGEGVLDLVAALTSGGVPVMGHIGLTPQTASQLGGFKVQGKDAAAAQQLIEDAMGLEEAGAFAVVLECVPAPVAKMISEKLSIPTIGIGAGADCDGQVLVIHDLLGIFDRFTPKFVKKYAALNGTIIDALSTYAKEVEDGTFPGAEHSFGMVEEELQRLY